One Oryza brachyantha chromosome 3, ObraRS2, whole genome shotgun sequence DNA segment encodes these proteins:
- the LOC102706461 gene encoding peter Pan-like protein, which translates to MARVRNKNGRRGGGGGGGKGKGGGGKWKMPASVARKQQAAMANVDQVSGARIPKSFVFSRGKLPSTLRHLQQDLRKVMLPYTALNLKEKKRNNLKDFINVSGPLGVTHFMILTNPKSSPHLRLATTPQGPTYTFQIKEYALAADIANSQKRPRCPPEIFKNSPLTVLGGFGGLDKPYKSLVEFFKYIVPSVDPATVKLSTCQRILLLQFDKEKEIIDFRHYSIKLQPVGVTRKIRKLMQNNQVPDLRELKDVSDYVTKAGYGSESEADDEAATVNLASDVDKLNRASRKSAVRLQEIGPRMTLHLVKVESGLCSGAVLYPEPVAKEGAEEEGKDVDEEIGQEDEDLMDSYDDSEDESEE; encoded by the exons ATGGCGCGAGTCCGCAAC AAGaacgggcggcgcggcggcggcgggggcggcggcaaggGCAAGGGCGGGGGCGGCAAGTGGAAGATGCCGGCGTCGGTGGCGCGGAAGCAgcaggcggcgatggcgaacgtGGACCAGGTCAGCGGCGCGAGGATCCCCAAGAGCTTCGTGTTCTCCCGCGGCAAGCTGCCCTCCACCCTCCGCCACCTCCAGCAGGACCTCCGCAAGGTCATGCTCCCCTACACCGCCCTAAATCTCAAG GAGAAAAAACGGAACAACCTTAAGGACTTCATCAATGTCTCCGGGCCACTGGGTGTGACACATTTCATGATCCTCACAAATCCCAAGAGCTCGCCGCACTTGCGCTTGGCGACGACACCTCAGGGTCCTACCTACACATTTCAGATAAAGGAGTATGCTCTCGCTGCTGACATTGCAAACTCACAGAAGCGACCAAGGTGCCCCCCAGAGATATTCAAGAACTCACCTCTG ACCGTACTCGGTGGCTTTGGGGGTCTTGACAAGCCTTACAAGAGTTTGGTTGAGTTCTTTAAGTACATAGTCCCCTCTGTTGATCCAGCAACT GTTAAACTTTCAACCTGTCAAAGAATTTTGTTGTTACAATTCgacaaagaaaaggaaattatTGATTTCAGGCATTACTCCATCAAGCTCCAGCCTGTTGGTGTTACCCGCAAGATTAGAAAGCTCATGCAGAACAATCAAGTGCCAGACCTAAGGGAACTGAAAGATGTTAGCGATTATGTGACAAA AGCTGGATACGGATCAGAAAGTGAAGCTGACGATGAAGCAGCAACTGTAAATCTAGCTAGTGATGTTGACAAATTAAACCGAGCATCCAGAAAAAGCGCAGTCAGACTCCAGGAGATCGGACCAAGGATGACACTGCACTTGGTTAAAGTTGAATCTGGGTTATGTTCAGGAGCTGTGCTATACCCTGAACCTG TAGCCAAAGAAggggcagaggaggagggaaaaGATGTTGACGAAGAGATAGGACAAGAAGATGAGGACTTAATGGATTCATATGATGACTCCGAGGATGAGTCAGAGGAGTAA